In Pajaroellobacter abortibovis, the following are encoded in one genomic region:
- a CDS encoding AgmX/PglI C-terminal domain-containing protein produces MHLAGPSRSSLHTRDTLDVSSSYRFFKTKPELSREATEVSEKTAIEILVAWGTHVLEVFELSPPRPFFLGSRSKKGEVCDYFCPTERWVGIARIPLIVVASGTSHVVIFQQAKGWVEASGGSRKTFREMIEGGTASPSSDWSGAYELPIAQGMKIHMEFEGGLIFEVRGVAPGRPIGTGLFPNFDPSAYFYSSLSFLFHAGLIAALAFLLPHREMEDAGESHHDQILLMQKLLTAAATREEKKPEPADQKQQAGDQSKTSKKSGSGVTSTRTPVVTGGGGGGGSSARQSAFKEATQFGMVGLLGSTGLGATMSGAASPWATGNIPVASSGQSSSMWGGGIGEATGGGLALSGAGQGGGGLGQGIGVGGIGTVGHGAGGGAGGGPGGKIGGSHQTRTPVLRQGETQVTGRLPPETIQRVVRRNFGRFRLCYEEGLRGNSSLQGRVVVKFVIDRAGNVVTTSDGGSEIHDPGVISCMLRAFSSLSFPKPEGGIVTVTYPISFSL; encoded by the coding sequence TTGCACCTTGCTGGGCCTTCCCGCTCGTCTCTTCATACAAGAGACACCCTCGATGTATCTTCTAGTTACAGGTTTTTTAAAACGAAGCCTGAGCTCAGCAGAGAAGCGACCGAGGTTTCAGAGAAGACTGCAATAGAAATTTTGGTTGCGTGGGGAACGCATGTCCTCGAAGTGTTCGAGCTTTCTCCCCCTCGGCCTTTTTTTCTCGGATCAAGGTCCAAAAAAGGGGAAGTGTGTGACTATTTTTGTCCTACTGAGCGGTGGGTGGGGATTGCGCGTATTCCTTTAATTGTTGTTGCGAGTGGAACGTCTCATGTAGTGATCTTCCAGCAGGCAAAAGGGTGGGTTGAGGCTTCCGGAGGCAGCCGCAAGACATTTCGTGAAATGATCGAAGGAGGAACCGCGAGTCCTTCTTCTGATTGGAGTGGAGCTTATGAGCTTCCTATTGCTCAAGGCATGAAGATCCACATGGAATTTGAAGGGGGGTTGATTTTTGAAGTGCGTGGGGTGGCTCCGGGACGTCCGATAGGTACGGGACTTTTCCCCAATTTTGATCCTTCCGCATATTTTTATTCGAGCCTCTCGTTTCTGTTCCATGCAGGATTGATTGCGGCTTTGGCTTTTTTGTTGCCTCACCGAGAAATGGAGGATGCAGGAGAATCTCATCATGACCAAATATTGCTGATGCAGAAACTGCTTACAGCTGCGGCTACGCGTGAAGAAAAAAAGCCAGAACCAGCTGACCAGAAACAGCAGGCTGGGGATCAGAGCAAGACAAGCAAGAAAAGTGGTAGTGGTGTGACAAGTACCAGGACTCCTGTCGTGACTGGGGGTGGAGGAGGAGGTGGATCCTCTGCCCGTCAATCGGCTTTCAAAGAGGCTACGCAGTTCGGAATGGTCGGTCTGTTGGGTTCGACTGGGTTGGGAGCTACTATGAGTGGGGCAGCATCCCCCTGGGCCACAGGAAATATACCGGTTGCCTCTTCTGGCCAAAGTTCTAGTATGTGGGGAGGAGGGATCGGTGAAGCTACAGGGGGAGGACTCGCTCTTTCTGGTGCAGGACAAGGGGGTGGTGGATTAGGGCAAGGGATTGGTGTGGGTGGCATTGGTACAGTAGGACATGGAGCAGGAGGGGGTGCTGGAGGGGGTCCTGGGGGAAAAATTGGGGGCTCTCACCAAACTAGAACGCCTGTGCTTCGTCAGGGTGAGACGCAGGTTACCGGTCGGCTCCCCCCTGAAACCATTCAGCGTGTTGTCCGACGAAACTTCGGTCGCTTTCGTCTCTGCTATGAGGAAGGATTGCGCGGGAATTCGTCGCTGCAGGGTAGAGTTGTTGTTAAATTTGTGATCGATCGAGCGGGTAATGTGGTGACCACTTCAGATGGAGGTTCCGAAATTCATGATCCCGGTGTCATTTCTTGTATGTTGCGCGCTTTTTCGAGCCTCTCTTTTCCTAAACCGGAGGGGGGTATCGTGACGGTGACATATCCTATTTCCTTCAGCCTTTAG
- a CDS encoding tetratricopeptide repeat protein: protein MNKVMVVTDKDNVDESQKHQVQLYQQILNKEPADQEAFEGLEKIYRATGQWDLLIELYRGYLDSNQLDRKRKSKFLLKMACLVEQKVGDPNQALDLFLQSLHENPGEQGVALYLPNVAKSTGRWDEVMGTLKKWLSQETESYPRFFLCRYLAEWYDRDLRKPRDASLYYAQLIENEKSDRRTLEQVLRFYQKQKDWVVVRSVLMRMLKQADTEQEKKEFLIQLAALLTQHMDEREEAVSLLLQALEIDPFFLPAFEALEVHYREQNQQQELDALLSRKQSLLKDVTKQIAAKLNAASAHEKKEEWVYALQLYEEVLQLQPNHKQAVRGLCRVYRALEQWLELKKMLEYQLSLVQIAGERIEILKQLAFLEEEYFLSTERAAHYFEQIVALDPAREEVYLALEQCYRQLKAWPDLISTYHRHLSCLHEAGLKKEIYRSLALLYRDQLFDQEKGIQAYEQILNLDPRDREALTELGQLHEKNGNSHRAVEYMRRLADQEELPEQKADSLYKAGLLSEEAQDLKKAEEQYEMAIEVIPGHLKSLAALRRIAIDKKHFVDAVRYLDQEQSYTPGLRRRAELLVELARIYDELLNDQESAVLAWEAACKTDPENEDAAFFLARRAIEQEEWGTADTCLQTVIRKAIERQAPPEEQARFYTEWGRVQEKLQQEDKALEAYETAYHLCPTFREALQNWCQIYVRADQGGDAIAALYQWLAACDPEQESVKATLHYQIGRLYCAKGEFDQAIPHFQKAKVVEALRTQALQGLVEVYTAMGDWNEVISYGMALLEDVTDPEERCHLPLGIGNIAYQKTNDLQTAEQVGKEANQLKPQAVVVLYKLLSLYQAIEEWDKAVQVLASLGEIEEDPFRKAKILYTIAQIFRDKLGQRQQAVAFFDRALDLYPAYLEAFERIDKILTSQKEWGALERLYRKMIHRLMQQEEQDSELLFYLWHGLGLIYRDRLNQFENALEAFRMAVQWKPTEATEHQIVAELYEVTSQEDSSLEEYIVAVQCNPTLPDPYHHLYQLYVQRGDYDRAWCMCASLSFLGQAEIEEIAFFEEHRPRDLVRTKKVIDNKSWVSELFPHPQHAWIGNLWALITPSAMVAKWVQWQALQQLPQMDAKYKQNLLTSSLPLASMFGWVGQILGISLPEFYVFPDFMGGLIAVPSRPPASMAGNQVLNNLSLQELAFIVAKHLSLYRREHYISVFYPDLNELMALWFGVLHQIEPSFSLDDDSLDDEFAASGQVAASEIFKYMERGHRESIRALVKQMLEQGISVSVGEWMRGIEIVGCRVGLLLCSDLVAAHQRIRVEPVLTGGLSVAEKIDELLRFWVSDAHLSLRRQVGVSIQ from the coding sequence ATGAACAAAGTGATGGTGGTAACCGATAAAGATAACGTTGATGAGAGTCAGAAACACCAAGTTCAGCTTTATCAGCAGATTTTAAATAAGGAACCGGCTGATCAAGAAGCATTCGAAGGGCTAGAAAAGATCTATCGAGCCACTGGTCAATGGGATCTCTTGATAGAGCTCTATCGGGGGTATCTTGATAGCAATCAGCTGGACAGAAAGCGGAAAAGCAAGTTTTTACTCAAGATGGCTTGTCTTGTAGAGCAGAAGGTAGGAGATCCGAATCAAGCTCTGGATTTATTTCTACAGTCTCTTCATGAAAATCCGGGGGAGCAGGGAGTTGCTCTCTATTTGCCAAATGTCGCTAAATCTACTGGTCGCTGGGACGAAGTGATGGGAACTCTGAAAAAGTGGCTGTCTCAAGAGACAGAAAGCTACCCTCGCTTCTTTTTGTGTCGTTATCTCGCGGAGTGGTATGACCGCGATTTGCGGAAGCCTCGGGATGCAAGTCTCTATTATGCCCAGCTCATTGAAAATGAAAAATCAGATCGAAGAACGCTAGAGCAAGTCCTTAGATTCTATCAAAAGCAAAAGGATTGGGTGGTGGTCCGTTCGGTCTTGATGCGGATGTTGAAGCAAGCGGATACAGAACAAGAAAAGAAGGAATTTCTGATCCAACTTGCCGCCTTGTTGACACAACATATGGATGAGCGTGAGGAGGCTGTTTCCTTATTGCTTCAGGCTTTGGAAATTGACCCCTTTTTTCTTCCAGCCTTTGAGGCTTTAGAGGTGCATTATCGGGAGCAAAATCAGCAACAGGAACTCGATGCGCTTCTCTCTCGAAAGCAATCGCTCTTAAAGGATGTGACGAAACAAATTGCAGCCAAGCTCAACGCGGCATCCGCTCATGAGAAAAAAGAGGAATGGGTGTATGCTTTGCAGCTTTATGAAGAGGTGCTTCAACTTCAACCCAACCATAAGCAAGCAGTTCGTGGTCTTTGTCGTGTTTATCGCGCGCTTGAACAGTGGCTAGAGCTTAAGAAGATGCTTGAGTATCAGCTCTCTCTGGTTCAAATAGCAGGGGAACGGATTGAGATTCTCAAGCAACTCGCTTTCCTGGAAGAAGAGTACTTTTTGAGTACTGAGAGAGCAGCTCATTATTTTGAGCAGATTGTTGCTTTGGATCCTGCTCGAGAGGAGGTCTATTTAGCTCTCGAGCAGTGTTATCGACAGTTGAAAGCGTGGCCTGATTTGATCTCGACGTATCATCGTCATCTCTCTTGCCTTCATGAGGCTGGTCTTAAAAAGGAAATCTATCGCTCACTCGCTTTGTTGTATCGCGATCAGCTGTTTGATCAGGAGAAGGGCATCCAGGCGTATGAGCAGATCTTAAATTTGGATCCTCGAGATCGGGAAGCTTTAACGGAATTGGGTCAGTTGCATGAGAAAAACGGAAATTCTCACCGTGCTGTGGAATATATGCGGCGTTTGGCCGATCAAGAGGAGCTACCGGAGCAGAAGGCGGATTCTCTATACAAAGCGGGTCTGCTGTCGGAGGAGGCTCAAGATCTTAAAAAGGCTGAAGAGCAGTATGAAATGGCGATTGAGGTTATTCCAGGTCATCTCAAAAGTCTTGCTGCGCTTCGCCGTATAGCGATAGATAAAAAGCATTTTGTAGATGCAGTTCGTTATCTTGACCAGGAGCAGAGCTATACCCCTGGCCTTCGCCGGCGGGCAGAGTTGCTTGTTGAGCTTGCTCGTATTTACGATGAGCTTTTAAATGATCAAGAGAGTGCTGTGCTTGCGTGGGAGGCTGCCTGCAAGACAGACCCGGAAAATGAGGATGCTGCATTTTTCTTGGCACGTCGAGCAATAGAACAGGAGGAATGGGGAACTGCGGACACATGCCTTCAGACTGTTATCCGCAAGGCGATAGAACGGCAGGCTCCTCCAGAGGAACAGGCCCGTTTTTACACAGAATGGGGGCGTGTTCAGGAGAAGTTGCAGCAAGAAGACAAAGCGCTAGAGGCGTATGAGACCGCCTATCATCTTTGCCCTACCTTTCGTGAGGCGTTACAAAATTGGTGTCAGATTTATGTGCGTGCGGATCAGGGTGGAGACGCGATTGCAGCCCTCTATCAGTGGCTTGCGGCTTGTGATCCAGAACAGGAAAGCGTAAAAGCGACTCTCCATTACCAAATTGGTAGGCTCTATTGCGCAAAGGGGGAATTCGATCAAGCAATTCCTCATTTCCAAAAGGCAAAAGTAGTTGAGGCTCTTCGGACGCAAGCTCTTCAGGGATTGGTTGAGGTCTATACAGCAATGGGGGACTGGAACGAAGTTATCTCGTATGGAATGGCTCTTCTTGAGGATGTGACCGATCCGGAGGAGAGGTGTCACCTGCCTCTTGGAATTGGGAATATAGCGTATCAAAAGACCAATGATCTTCAGACGGCGGAACAAGTGGGGAAAGAAGCAAATCAGCTGAAGCCTCAGGCGGTTGTTGTTCTCTATAAGCTCTTGTCTTTGTATCAAGCGATAGAAGAGTGGGATAAGGCGGTTCAAGTGCTTGCTTCCCTAGGTGAAATCGAAGAAGACCCCTTCCGAAAAGCAAAAATTCTCTATACGATTGCTCAGATCTTCCGTGATAAGCTAGGGCAGCGGCAGCAGGCCGTTGCCTTTTTTGATCGGGCACTTGACCTCTATCCAGCATATCTTGAAGCGTTCGAGAGAATTGATAAAATTTTGACAAGTCAAAAAGAGTGGGGTGCGCTGGAGAGGCTCTACCGTAAGATGATCCATCGCCTCATGCAACAAGAGGAACAAGATTCTGAACTCCTGTTCTACCTATGGCATGGATTGGGGCTTATCTATAGAGATCGTCTCAATCAGTTTGAAAATGCTCTCGAGGCTTTTCGGATGGCTGTGCAGTGGAAGCCAACAGAAGCTACAGAACATCAGATTGTAGCGGAGCTATATGAAGTTACTTCTCAAGAAGATTCTTCTTTAGAAGAATATATTGTTGCTGTTCAGTGCAATCCTACGCTTCCAGATCCCTACCATCATCTGTATCAGCTCTATGTGCAGCGGGGGGATTATGATCGGGCTTGGTGCATGTGTGCTTCCCTTTCTTTTTTAGGACAAGCTGAGATCGAGGAAATCGCTTTTTTTGAAGAACATCGACCTAGAGATCTCGTTCGGACCAAAAAAGTGATCGACAATAAATCTTGGGTCAGCGAGCTCTTCCCTCATCCGCAACACGCGTGGATAGGAAATCTATGGGCGCTTATAACACCTTCTGCAATGGTTGCCAAATGGGTACAATGGCAGGCTCTTCAGCAACTTCCTCAGATGGATGCGAAATACAAGCAAAATCTGCTGACGAGCTCACTGCCATTAGCTAGCATGTTTGGTTGGGTGGGGCAGATTCTCGGGATCTCTCTTCCTGAATTTTATGTGTTCCCTGACTTTATGGGAGGGCTGATTGCGGTTCCATCTCGCCCTCCAGCAAGTATGGCGGGGAATCAAGTGCTCAATAATCTATCTCTCCAAGAGCTTGCTTTTATTGTGGCCAAGCATTTATCGTTGTATCGGAGAGAGCATTATATTTCTGTCTTCTACCCAGATCTCAATGAATTGATGGCTCTCTGGTTTGGTGTTCTTCATCAGATTGAGCCCTCTTTCTCTCTTGATGATGACTCTCTTGATGATGAGTTTGCTGCGTCCGGGCAAGTTGCTGCTTCTGAGATTTTTAAGTATATGGAGCGTGGGCATCGGGAATCGATCCGAGCATTGGTGAAACAGATGCTCGAGCAGGGTATCTCTGTCTCTGTAGGGGAATGGATGAGAGGGATAGAAATTGTTGGATGCCGCGTGGGGCTTTTGCTCTGTAGCGATCTTGTTGCTGCACATCAGAGAATTCGTGTTGAGCCAGTGCTTACTGGAGGTCTTTCTGTCGCTGAAAAAATTGATGAGTTGCTCCGTTTTTGGGTAAGTGATGCTCACCTTTCTCTCCGTCGGCAAGTTGGTGTGTCCATTCAATAA
- a CDS encoding sigma 54-interacting transcriptional regulator yields MNCFKYSALPCDLVENELFCHERSSFHGVDRSSDGSFFRSGREILFLDEIGELPLEVQPKLLRALDGYEVRRIGGGGLEKRANVQIVTATHVPLEEKDRDGFFVVICFTGRRFLSCGSIRFVREKRRGYYSDRLPITS; encoded by the coding sequence ATGAATTGCTTTAAATATTCCGCGCTCCCTTGTGACCTTGTGGAGAATGAACTTTTTTGTCATGAGCGTAGTAGCTTTCACGGGGTCGATCGTTCGTCAGACGGGAGTTTTTTCAGGAGCGGAAGAGAAATACTTTTTCTGGATGAGATTGGAGAGCTCCCTCTAGAGGTGCAACCAAAGTTGCTGCGCGCTTTGGATGGTTACGAAGTCCGTCGAATTGGAGGGGGTGGATTGGAGAAACGGGCGAATGTACAAATCGTAACAGCAACACATGTCCCACTGGAGGAAAAAGATAGGGATGGTTTTTTCGTCGTGATTTGTTTCACCGGTCGGAGGTTTTTATCCTGCGGATCCATCCGCTTCGTGAGAGAAAAGAGAAGAGGATATTATTCCGATCGCTTGCCAATTACTTCGTGA
- a CDS encoding M17 family peptidase N-terminal domain-containing protein: protein MKIELIPPHLPSLKQSPHADAIVCSVYSDERPFQGLAALVDWWIAGRLSQLAKQQFFIGQEGDILLATGKWTPPLKRIFLLGLGPRCTFNTCIFENSLRKIHSTLIEIGITQAIVELPGRGDNAIPLSEAIPLFISFLTVISPTEEQKQNTWWVVEHQEGHDYLTEQLAEYQRRRRRFFIETEG, encoded by the coding sequence ATGAAGATCGAGCTGATCCCTCCTCACCTACCCTCTCTTAAACAATCTCCACACGCGGATGCGATCGTTTGCTCAGTATACAGCGATGAGCGTCCTTTCCAAGGACTTGCCGCACTCGTAGATTGGTGGATAGCAGGACGCCTCAGTCAACTAGCGAAACAGCAATTTTTTATAGGTCAAGAAGGAGATATCTTGCTTGCAACAGGGAAATGGACTCCCCCTTTGAAAAGAATTTTTTTACTTGGCCTCGGACCACGCTGCACATTCAACACATGCATTTTTGAGAATAGCCTTCGTAAAATCCACTCGACCTTAATAGAAATAGGAATCACACAAGCAATTGTAGAGCTTCCTGGCCGAGGAGATAACGCGATTCCCTTATCGGAGGCGATCCCTCTGTTCATTTCTTTTCTTACAGTCATTTCACCGACAGAAGAACAAAAGCAAAACACTTGGTGGGTTGTAGAACATCAAGAAGGTCATGACTATCTGACAGAGCAACTCGCAGAATATCAGAGACGTCGACGTCGCTTTTTCATAGAAACAGAAGGTTAA
- the nusB gene encoding transcription antitermination factor NusB, whose amino-acid sequence MGARHSGRQAALQILFQIDASELNLEQVISLFWHHFESDPEGRSYAEQAVRGTQQALQEIDQIIQEASIHWKVVRMGRVDRNILRLGTWELMYSTQVPHAVVLNEAIELAKTFGTEESGAFVNGVLNQIAERIVPTPSPLTPSP is encoded by the coding sequence ATGGGCGCACGTCATTCGGGTCGACAAGCAGCCCTCCAAATTTTATTTCAAATAGATGCCTCAGAGCTTAACCTAGAGCAGGTCATCTCTCTGTTCTGGCATCACTTTGAGAGCGATCCAGAAGGTCGCTCTTATGCGGAACAGGCTGTTCGAGGAACGCAGCAAGCTCTTCAAGAGATCGATCAGATCATTCAAGAGGCTTCCATTCACTGGAAAGTAGTCCGGATGGGTCGAGTCGACCGCAATATTCTACGGTTAGGAACTTGGGAACTGATGTACTCCACCCAAGTGCCACACGCCGTCGTCCTCAATGAAGCAATTGAATTGGCTAAAACATTCGGAACTGAAGAATCAGGCGCTTTTGTTAATGGAGTTCTCAATCAAATCGCAGAACGGATTGTCCCCACCCCTTCACCTCTTACTCCATCCCCTTAG
- the ribH gene encoding 6,7-dimethyl-8-ribityllumazine synthase — protein sequence MSVSIRTLEGNLIVPQEARFAIAASRFNHLVVDRLIEGAQDALVRHGAKAENITLVRLPGLFEMPIPLQRLAQSQKFDAIIALGCAIRGSTSHFDLISHEVTKSIAHITLSTGIPILFGILTTETIEQAAERAGTKMGNKGWEAALAAIEMANLNQILTDQGL from the coding sequence ATGTCTGTATCCATTCGCACGCTTGAAGGAAATCTGATCGTTCCACAAGAGGCACGTTTTGCTATTGCCGCTAGTCGGTTCAATCACCTGGTTGTGGATAGATTGATTGAAGGGGCCCAAGATGCCCTTGTACGGCACGGGGCTAAAGCAGAAAATATTACGCTCGTCCGTCTCCCTGGGTTGTTTGAAATGCCAATCCCACTTCAACGCCTTGCCCAATCGCAAAAATTCGATGCAATCATTGCTCTAGGGTGTGCGATACGAGGGTCTACTTCCCACTTTGACTTAATCTCTCACGAGGTCACCAAGAGCATTGCTCATATTACCCTCTCTACAGGCATCCCTATTCTCTTCGGCATTCTCACAACGGAAACAATCGAACAGGCGGCTGAGCGTGCAGGAACGAAAATGGGGAATAAAGGATGGGAAGCTGCACTCGCAGCGATCGAAATGGCTAATCTCAATCAAATTCTCACCGATCAGGGGCTTTAA
- the ribB gene encoding 3,4-dihydroxy-2-butanone-4-phosphate synthase: MTSLPCSSMKQVQQALSDLARGQPVLVFDDETRENEGDLILAAQHATPEAINFMITHGKGLVCLALTPSQINHLGLPLMEWPGHERPTLGTAFTVSIGSKSEVTTGISAADRAHTIRLASDPKCNPDKLICPGHIFPLRAQPGGVIQRAGHTESAVDLTRLAGLTPAGVTCEVIDEHGVPARTTALRSFAQKHQLCLVTVKDLIYYRLSTEKLVWPTQQTPFLDLQEEQTRWVLHEFDSALPDISLAALVRTQKEPSSPPLCLFSIDPKGSAALYTLLKRGEASTLFQEMNEYCADILLLYKNKSDAHRGISSPPSLASDSLSPLSDSSSIDPTKRIQISGLEAQVLRHLSSSQIRLREKEQVFASEVESLGIKVIGS; this comes from the coding sequence ATGACATCTCTTCCTTGTTCTTCTATGAAACAAGTGCAACAAGCACTCTCCGATTTGGCTCGCGGTCAACCAGTTCTTGTGTTCGATGATGAGACTCGAGAAAATGAAGGCGATCTGATCTTAGCCGCACAGCATGCAACGCCTGAAGCCATTAATTTTATGATTACCCACGGTAAGGGGTTGGTCTGCTTGGCTCTAACACCCAGCCAGATCAACCATCTTGGATTACCCCTCATGGAATGGCCAGGACATGAGCGCCCAACGCTCGGAACAGCATTCACGGTGAGTATCGGGTCCAAATCAGAAGTAACAACAGGTATTAGTGCAGCCGATCGAGCCCACACTATCCGTCTCGCTTCTGATCCGAAATGCAATCCAGATAAATTGATTTGTCCAGGGCATATCTTCCCTCTCCGCGCACAACCAGGAGGGGTTATCCAAAGAGCAGGTCATACAGAAAGCGCCGTGGATCTAACTAGACTTGCTGGACTAACCCCTGCCGGTGTCACTTGTGAAGTAATAGACGAGCACGGAGTTCCTGCGAGAACAACAGCCCTTCGTTCATTCGCACAAAAGCATCAGTTATGTTTGGTCACCGTTAAGGACCTGATCTACTACCGATTGTCGACAGAAAAGCTTGTATGGCCTACTCAACAGACCCCATTCCTTGATCTTCAGGAAGAACAAACAAGATGGGTTTTACATGAATTTGATTCGGCTTTACCAGACATTTCTCTCGCTGCTCTGGTACGCACCCAAAAAGAGCCATCATCGCCTCCCTTATGCCTATTTTCGATTGATCCGAAAGGGTCAGCAGCTTTGTATACCCTCCTGAAAAGGGGAGAAGCTTCTACACTCTTCCAAGAAATGAATGAGTACTGCGCAGATATCCTGCTTCTCTACAAAAACAAGTCTGATGCTCACAGAGGAATCTCTTCTCCACCATCTTTAGCTTCAGACTCTCTTTCCCCCTTGTCCGATAGTAGCTCTATCGATCCGACAAAGAGAATTCAAATCAGTGGACTAGAAGCTCAAGTGCTACGGCATCTATCGTCCTCCCAAATTCGCCTTCGAGAAAAAGAACAAGTGTTTGCCTCGGAAGTGGAATCACTTGGTATCAAAGTTATTGGAAGTTGA
- a CDS encoding riboflavin synthase, whose amino-acid sequence MFTGIIQACGILKGRLQKSSGARLTIQCSSLFPSFGESVAVDGTCLTIAQLKNDCFEVDASEETLRRTTLGALSLGSSLNLERSLQLHDRLGGHLVLGHIDGTAPLVQRIPKGDSFQLGFSYPKEWNSMLAIKGCITINGVSLTLTNIELNRFEVVIIPTTCHLTNLHRLKIGQKVNIELDVMARYVARWLEHNTLLQSLSKTGYLNQKIRGTSLKTDPILTQEDE is encoded by the coding sequence ATGTTTACAGGGATCATTCAGGCGTGTGGTATTCTTAAGGGGCGTCTTCAGAAGAGTTCAGGTGCTAGACTTACAATCCAATGCTCTTCTCTATTCCCTTCGTTTGGTGAATCGGTCGCAGTAGATGGAACGTGCCTTACTATAGCTCAGCTTAAAAATGATTGCTTCGAGGTAGATGCCTCAGAAGAAACCCTACGCCGCACGACTCTTGGAGCTCTCTCTCTTGGATCCTCGCTCAATTTAGAACGTTCACTACAGCTTCATGATCGTTTAGGGGGACACCTGGTCCTTGGACACATAGATGGAACTGCACCTCTCGTCCAGCGCATCCCTAAAGGAGACTCTTTTCAATTAGGCTTCTCCTATCCGAAGGAGTGGAACTCGATGTTAGCGATCAAAGGATGTATTACCATCAACGGAGTAAGCCTGACGCTGACAAACATTGAGCTCAACCGATTTGAAGTGGTGATTATTCCTACAACCTGTCATTTAACGAACCTCCATCGTCTCAAGATAGGCCAAAAAGTCAACATAGAACTCGATGTTATGGCTCGTTATGTCGCAAGATGGTTAGAGCACAACACACTTCTTCAGTCTCTATCCAAAACAGGCTATCTGAATCAGAAGATTCGTGGCACTTCACTTAAAACAGACCCTATTTTAACCCAAGAGGATGAATGA
- the hemB gene encoding porphobilinogen synthase, with amino-acid sequence MGFPTIRPRRLRATPFIRSLVQETYLAPSQLIYPLFFSDSIDKGEPIKNMPNQIRHPVREARQQAKELVSRGIKGALLFGLPTTKDAYGTSAYDPDGPVPRALAEMKNAAPDLYLMTDVCVDAYTDHGHCGLLKSSTSPHLNGFEIDNDSTLEVLAKVAVTHARAGADMVAPSAMMDGQVSAIRQALDQEGHNPTAIMSYAVKYASAFYAPFRDAADCKPQFGDRASYQLPPSNQREALREAALDEAEGADILLVKPGLLCLDVIRTLSESTYLPIAAYHVSGEYAMLHASAAHKILPLERAVLEVLTAIRRAGANFVITYHALEAAEWLYS; translated from the coding sequence ATGGGTTTTCCAACTATACGCCCCCGACGACTTCGCGCAACTCCATTCATCCGCAGTCTCGTTCAGGAAACTTACCTCGCGCCATCTCAACTGATCTACCCTCTCTTCTTCTCTGATTCCATCGACAAAGGCGAACCTATTAAAAACATGCCGAATCAGATAAGACATCCTGTACGAGAGGCACGCCAACAGGCCAAGGAACTCGTCTCGAGAGGCATCAAAGGAGCTCTCCTGTTTGGACTCCCCACCACGAAAGATGCCTACGGAACAAGCGCATATGATCCCGATGGCCCTGTCCCACGAGCCCTTGCTGAAATGAAAAACGCTGCCCCCGATCTCTATCTGATGACCGACGTATGCGTAGACGCATACACCGATCATGGGCATTGCGGACTTCTCAAATCCAGCACTTCTCCCCACCTCAATGGTTTCGAAATCGATAACGACAGCACTTTAGAAGTCCTTGCCAAAGTTGCCGTCACCCACGCACGAGCAGGCGCAGATATGGTTGCCCCAAGTGCAATGATGGATGGACAGGTCTCCGCGATTCGACAAGCCCTCGATCAGGAAGGGCATAACCCTACAGCGATCATGAGTTACGCAGTCAAATACGCAAGTGCTTTCTACGCTCCTTTCCGAGATGCAGCAGACTGTAAACCGCAATTTGGGGACCGCGCAAGCTACCAGCTGCCCCCCTCCAACCAGCGAGAAGCACTCCGAGAAGCAGCGCTCGACGAAGCAGAAGGGGCTGACATCCTTTTAGTCAAACCCGGGCTTTTATGCTTAGATGTCATCCGCACCTTATCGGAATCAACCTATCTTCCGATCGCCGCTTATCACGTTTCAGGTGAATACGCGATGCTGCATGCAAGCGCCGCGCACAAAATACTCCCCTTAGAACGCGCTGTTCTTGAAGTGTTGACAGCCATTCGCCGCGCTGGAGCTAATTTCGTGATTACCTACCATGCGCTTGAAGCAGCTGAATGGCTCTACTCTTAG